DNA from Prunus persica cultivar Lovell chromosome G6, Prunus_persica_NCBIv2, whole genome shotgun sequence:
AAAGAGGGGAGTAAAAGACAGTTAAATCTTCTGAACACTTgtagccaaaaaaaatataacagcacatatataaattatggAAACAAGCTAATCTTCAAGGTCATCTTACCAAGCACATTGTCTGACACAATTAATAACTTCTTCTCTATAACTGTTGCGGGCTTCTTTCAAACGCTTTAATTGCTCATTACTAGCTTTTTCTCTTATTTGTTTATCAGCTTCTTCCAGGAGGGATATTGACTGCGACTGGTGAGACATGTAGTACGATGCCTGCAACCAGGATTTTAAAATTCCAGAAATCTTACAACATTtgaaatacacacacaaatgCGCACACATCATGAAATATAATACCTACGTTTCAGATTAATCAGTAAGAGGACTATGATCACACCTAGAAGGTTTTGGTCAGTTCACATAGAAGGCAAGACAAATAAATCAACAAATAAGAGCACACAACCAGAAGGCAGAGAACAAAAGACCTGACAGTGTTACTGTTAAAATCAAAACATATATGGGAAAAAACGAACAAGGAAACATAAAACCAAGCAAATATTATCATCAAATCAACCAACAGAATATCACAATTCCAAAgttattttaagttttagcCTTAACAAATTTTATCTGCTAAGAATGCTAACCCGTTAAAGACAAAACCACATCAGACCATGACTACAACGATATAGATATTGAGCACAACAGGTTAAGGATAACAAAAACATTGATTAGCAACACTCCGtattctttaaataaaaaaacgatCTTGCCCATTATCTCCTTACCTGCTTAAAATTTGGTGCAAGACCTATATGATACAACAGCAACAGAACATCTAGAAGTTCCTCTTCTCTGAGTGTGGCTGAAGACATATTACTTTCCCTTGGTACAAACCTCAATTGCTGCACTGGGCAATAACTAAACTCTGATTCAGATTGATAACTAGAGCTAGGTTTATCTGCTAATTCATCATTCAAATTTCCAGTACTGCATTCTGTAGCAACATGAGCAGATCTCTCTGGAATAGGACTGCAATGGACACGAGAACCTTTGGCTGTGTATCTAATCGGATACTTTGAGATTCTTGTAAAATCATCATTATAACATGAGCAACAACATGGTTTTTTTGTACTTGAATGAGTCACTCTGGTTTCTTCATCATCCATACAGCCTTCCTCCCACCGAATTACTTCTGCTTCCTCATCATTTACAGGGTTTGACTTCGAGAGATGACTAAACGATCCTCCAAGCCTAGAATTTTCATTTCGATGAAGATCATTTCTAAGAAATAAACCTACGGGAAAGCTTCGTTGACCACCCCTATGAAGAAAACCAACATCAGGACCATTTTCACTGCTCTTCAACCAGCCACAAATATCCCCCATTGCAAACCCTTCagataaaaaatgaagaataacTGTATACAAAGAAACAAGAACGGAATTGCTTGAAACTCCAGGAGGTGGAAGGTTCCGGTCAGCTCCTCTGTTCTTTAGTAGAATGTTCTGTAAAAATGTTCTGAACACTGAACCAGGCAACTGGGGAGGTGTCACAGGCGGTATGAACTGTATGACCAAGCGACAGAGATCCCTATGCTTCTCCTCAATCTGCGAATATAACATGGATTATCAGCAAAAATTAAGTGTGGAACTTCACAACTGTAAATGTTGCTCAGCATAAGCTATAAATAATTACAACGAAAAAAGCGTCCTCAGatatgaaattccaaatcTATCTGTTGCAGACTAAATGATCAACATTACTGTAATTAGACTTGTCAatacaatttaaaatggaTCAAGGGAATCCCATAGAAAACAAGCTGATGATGTTAAATATTGTTCACCTCCATGTCAAACATTGATGATGTAAAATACTGTATATATCcatattaaaaattcaaatactaATTAATCAACTTCACATCAAAGATAAAGCAGTTCCCCTCCAAACTCAATTCACAGCATACACCATAAGAGGAAATTCACTATTTAATTCAAAGCTTAAACtttaaatacaaaatgaaATTAGCATAGATTTTTTGTCCAAATAAATAAGCATGGATTCAATACTTTCATATTGGAATACAAGAATATGAAACTAAATTTTTCCTATGACATAAGCACAAATATGTACTTATCTATATCTTTATCAACTCAACTTGTACCCAAGCATGACTTGCGTAGATGAAATATGCCTTTACCTTCATCAATTCAACAAAACCAAGAAATATGTCCTTATCTACATCTTCATCTATTCAGGTTTCATGGGATTTAGTGTAGAATCCTACTTATAGAATCATATGGATCACATGCCCATGTTATCTGGTACaagtgtgagagagagagagagagagagagagagagagagagagagagagattcatgTGTGCGTGCTGCCAATGTACATGGTTTAATTGAACATTAAAGCTCAAATTATACGGTTTTTACTTGCCCTAATGAAAACTTCCATGAGGAAAATTGTGACATTCATCATACTTCTTGTTCAATGTTACAAATATTTCTAAATACTTGCACTCTCGCTTATTATATGATTAACAATTTCAAAGAGGCTCTTCATCCCCTTGCCCAACTTTTACATTCtagaaataatataatatggaCAATACCAACCAACAAATAAGACAAACTAAATTATggcaataaaagaaaatcaagctcTTTAGCTTAATATGTACCTTACTGACTGCTTCAGATAAAGCTTTAGTTGTCAACGCCATGGTGCTTTCATATGACACATCCTCACATGAACCAGGCCACGAAACAGAAGGCATCATGGATTCAAGATCATGCTTATTCGGATTCTTCCGTGATAGGAACCCTTCGAAAAGGAATTCAAAATCAGGCGATTTCCACCAAAGCACCATAAGCTCTTGTCGTCTCAAGATATGGCATGCCAACGCGAGGTATGGGTATGACCCTGAACATGGGCACTCTTTTAGAACCAGTGGAGCTATTTTGCAACCACACGCCAGGGCATTTATGAAATGTTCAAACAGCATACGTGATCCTTCAAATTCCAGAAAGACATCGAGAACTCTATCTAAGCTTGAATAATCATGAGGCACCTGCTGCCCAAACACTTCCATCATGAATGACAGAAATGGACCCCAGGCAATGTACTCTATGCTCCAAACATCCACTCCAAGTACAGAAAAAAATTCCTCACATATCCCATGAGAAGCAGGATAAAAAAGTTCTTCATGTGAAACAAACCTCTTCAgtcgcctccatttttgaacaGAAGAATGCTTTGCCTGCTCAACAGAGTGCATACCCAATAGCCTTGACAAGCAACACAGCAACTGAGTAGCAACCGGAATTAAGGATGGAGGTTCTTGAAGGGGAAGGTAGCCTTCAATGGGAAATCTAAAGGGGCGGGCCCCAAAATTTAGTTCGCATCGTTCACCCTGAGAAAGAGAAATTGCAGGATAATATCCAGATACTGGTCCCATCTTACGAATGCCATGAAATGCAGCCCCAAGTGAGACACCATTTCTGTAGAATGATATTTCATTACAATCCAAATCTATGCAGCAGCCAATAGCATCACCAACAACCCAAGATTGACCATATGGCTCAGCTTCCTTGTTCCATTTTCTAACCCTCCTCCCATCAAATGCATACGAATCATCAGCATCACCCACACCCTTATGGTCAGTAAAAGGGCAAGAAACGGTTGCCCATCCAAGTTGCTGAATACCTGAAGTTTCTAGAATAACTTCATACATCCATTTACATTTCCATACAAAAGCATTAGCTCTGGCACTGCTGAACATTGCTAAGCTCTCTACAAGCAAAGGTGGCTTAATAGGTCTAATATCACCACGAATACTGAATTCATCAAGACCAACGATGTGGGGACCACAGCCATTCCCAGGAATACAAACTCCATCTCTGTTTCTAACCAAAGCACTTGAATTTGCATGCAATTTAGAGAATTCTTTCTGTATAATGCAGCGAACTAGATTGCTATCAATTGGACTGGGCAACAAACCAAAAGATTTGTTAGGGAGACCAAGAACATATTCTAAGGTCCGCTCCACTGATTGATGGCCAAAATCATCACAGTATGAAACAAGATGGGTTTTCGACGAATTCTCTTTACTATCCTCATCATTCAATATCACAGCCAGACCAGAAGAAAACCCACCAATCCGTAGGCTGTCCTCTGCCATTCTGGACAAGGACGAGCAATATATGCCCAATACTATCCACAGCACTGgaaaaatttattcaaacttCAATATGCCTAATAGAAAGCCAATTATGATTCCAACACTGATCCATCCCAATCAAAACtctgaaacccaaaaaaattaccaTCATGACCTGAAATCTCAAGGTTGAAATGCATACAACTTAGTTTCATAAACCATCTACAGAACGTTGTTCTGTTGGTTTCAGATAAATACAGAAGAACACAAAATCACAACAGCAACTTAAACATATTCCATGGACTTGGTTCACAGTGAAAGTATATAGAACAACTCAATCAAGCTTAGCACAATTAGTCGGCAAAATTAACGTAAATGTTTACAAACTACgtgacaaaacaaaatatgtaaATTTCACATTCCCTTGTCCTTTCTCCTCCCCTCAGTTTTCTCGGGGACCAAACAGGATCAAGGGGAAAatgaattggaggaaaattcggaatttaattttataattcaaaaaCAAACGTACAAAATCTTCAGTGTTCTAATGGCAACACAcagaaaattgaataattgGAAAATGATGAAAGAACTCACAGGTCCTGGCCTTGTTTATCGTTTTCACAGTAAATAGCGGCTAGGGTTTGGCAGCAGCCATCAAAATTAGCACCGGCTATAATCTTAATATGcctctgagagagagagagagagagagagagagagaggacgaGGAAGAAGGACAAAAATggaattttgaagttttcgCCAAAAGTCGGGGGACGCGAGCGCACCACGAGACGAgagaaagacaaacaaaaacgaaacaaGCAGCTGCTGCTTCAAGACCACGCACGCTGACCTCAAGCCCTAAAAATGGAACTTACCGACACGTGTCGCACTCCCGCGGGAGTTACCGGCTGCTGACCTCGCGGGTCGTGCTAAACTGCGCCGGTGGATGGACGTCTTGTGGCTGTAACTGGATGGATCCATGAGAATGACGTGTTCCGagttttttaatgtttaaatttataaaaaaaaaggaaaaaaatgctGCTATTTCCCCCCTTTGGATGAGATAAGAGGGAAGGAGAACAAAGATGACAGACAAAAGTGGGGAGAGAATCCAAAGATTagaaggggaagagagagGGGGTAAGAGGAAGACGGTGAAAgattaaaaaggaaattaatttttgttttatgaaaaaataaaattaattaaaaaccctTAATCTGTGaatttgtttaaattaataattaaatggtatttttgaaaTAATAGTTGGTGGAAAGATAGgattatattttttcaaatttacatagtGAGTGAGAAGATAAGATGAATGAGGAAATATGACAGGGTGGAAATAACAGCACTTAGAAATATGTGTAATGTCTAACTCCCTTAAGCTTTCTAGATAAGCAATCTAGCAAATGTTAAGCCAATAACTCTAAAACATCGCATGCTTGAAGACATTAGGTGCAAAGACACCCTTATGAGCTTAGTCTCAAGAAAAAATTACAGTGATAATTAAACTAGCTAGTCCCCTAAAATATAACTAGTCTCGACTATGCCAGAATTGACATTCACGAGGGGCATAAACAAACTAAATGGACCACAACTATTGTGTAGCAATATGAATGTCATACAGCCCTCCCTCAAGATTCCCTGACCCTCACGATTTACTTGTAGTGTCCTGATTTGAAATGTAATGTGaggtttaatattttttttatacaaaaaatcaaGGATTCGGGACGAGGATGGGGGATAGCCCCTCAACAGGAATGAGACAGAGATTCATTGAAACCTCTTAAATAGGGATGAGGGAGGGGAGCGGATCCGCTGTCCCCAATTTGGTGTCCCCTTCATGTCCTTTCTTTAAATGTTtgacaagtgtcctatcacTTACCCCTAATATAACAGtgttaatttaataaaataaaaaaactaaaaattgaaaaacaaaataacaataaatcaTAACAGCCACTGTTACCAAGTCCCTCCGCCCAGCAAACACCAACAGTCACCCACCCCAATCACCCCATCCCACTGGCGGCAACCTCCCTTTCTTACCCTACCTTAGGCCAGCCACCCAACATAAGCCGCCCTAGGCTCACGATCTAGTAGTGGGTTAAAGCTTTGCAACCAATAAAAATCAACCACCCTTCCCCGAAATCATACACAAGTGAGCAGTCCCTTTCATTGTAAACACatgcaaaaacaacaaaactaaacgaaaaatcaaattgaaacaaaaaataaagattggCAGAGAAAAGAACAacatatagaagaggaagggagggagggagggatggagagaaagagacagaTACATAAACAGAGGTTGGAGTGGGTGACTGCCAGGTTGGAGTTCTTAATGCTGATTGATGACGAGCTTTAACCTCATATCCCAAAATGCCGGTTACCTTTGCTCGTGAGGCTCCCAAGGTTAAAAAAGAGGTTGGAGTGGACTGTTGGTGTTTCCTGGGCGGAGAGACTTGGTAATAGTGGCTGCTATGATTTATTGTTAtgttgtttttcaatttttagttttttattttattaagttaACATTGTTATATTAGGGTTAAGTAATAGGACACTTTTCAAACATTTAAAGAAGGGACATGAAAGGGACACCAAATTGGGGACAATGGATCCGCTCCCACGAGGGAGGGAGGGGATGGGAAGCAGGGACAAAGATGTTATTGCCATAACCAACCCAACTCATTGTCTTCCCTAAGTCAGATACCCACGTTTTGATTAATCGAACCCAATGGTCACCCACCCTAAGAATAAATTAGTACTAATTTTTCTACTAACAAACATAgtatattcattttttttactttttacctCACCattatattcatatttattttttaataaataagattctttaataaatgaaaagatagtagatttttatgttgtttatttttattttttaataagagTTCACGTTTGATCTCTCTCACATATTATGAATTTATCACTTTTGTAGTAACATGCATTCATGTTACAtgacaaattattatttttaatataattgatggtctaaattattctaaattaatctaatttagaaaaagaatgatTCGAAAATGGACGAAACCCGACTGACATAATTCACATTTgcaaaatacttttttttttaaatttatctttatgTATGGTAtgatgtcttcttttttttttttttctctctacaaTACCTACTCTACTCAAAATAGGTCAGCTCTACTAATTGCCAAACTGAAAAGGTCAAAGCCAGTTTTCTCattgaaaactgaaattgGAGTTTGACATTCCAGTTTTCTCATTGAAAACATAAGAGATGTGTTGTCCATTAAGGATGACTCGATGAGAAACGGTCTCGACGCCCAAACAACTTTGAATAAAAGAAAGCTTTGTTAATGTAAAGGTAGGCTGGATTTGCATTCGaccaaaattctaaaatataattactgcAAGCACCGACCACGCAGGGACATGTTTCactaattataatataatctgtcttatatttttttacttaCAGAGGGTATGCTGCTAGTAAGCTGCACGTCTAACTTGTACATGGAGCATCTTCAAACTCTCATCATCACTGAAATAAGCTCCTCCCCTCTGATATGCTAAGTggaacaaaatagaaaaaagagaatCCCTGCCATGCCACGATCCCCATAGATGAGCTACATTTACTAGTTACTATATCGGTTAACAGCCAATTTCCTACAGCACCACCATTGGGGGCAAGTTAACCAAATCGGTCCCCATCTGTCTCGATTGCCACGAAAGTAAAAATCCTCATGAGTTCCATTGCCAAGGCTGAACACGCCCAATCCTTTCTTCCAACATTGTTCAGATTAAGCCTAGCTGAAATTCCATAAAGATGGTCAGAATCCCATTCGTTCCACCATGGAGCAGCATGATCATTAGAGAAATAGATACGATTCCTCATCGCAACACCAAGTCCCGTCGACGAAACAGATTGCGAGCAAcatttgcctataaataagatttTATCACCCAAATCATGTACCCTCTTCGAGGACATCAAGCAAAGATATTAGCAGCATTAATCTGCCAAATGTTATAATCATTGCTTATAAGATAGAAACTTCCATCACTTAAGACAGCATCCTCAAATGGCTCACCATCCAGTTTATGTTTAAGCCATGATTCAACTCCTGGGACCCAAAAAGAAAGCTCCCGACATTCACTATGAACAAGCATGCAAactgttgaaggaaaatgtgaTCCTCCTAACATAATTTCACCactactaattaattaatggagttttattattttaggctCGATCCATTCGAGACgcaagtctcttaattacaatcccttgcttTAAGAgaacaccctttgattccatcataaaaaaacagaacGTGCATGTTTGATTTTGCAGCTGCTCCCAAGTCTAACCTCAGGATGCCTACGTATTCCTCGcgggaatcaagccactcgtagttTAAAGAATTACAttgaataaatgactcattgcAAAGGGAAATGTGaatgaatttgattgaaaagtgtttgagtgaatttggctgaataaaccagggattcgatTTTGATGTGTGTTTGGGGTGAATTTGGTTAAGAATAAACcatggattcaaatttggttgtgGTTGCGTCTATTAGGATGCTAAACTGCCTGCGTACCCTTGTTGGGATCAAACAAACGTAGTTCGGATTTAAGATTTGGAAATTAGCAGGTAAAGGTGACccactaattaagaatttgtgtttgagagatttgaattgaaatttgcatgggtatATGACccatgaaaaattggatggttttgtaccatttttcttgttgtcaatgtccaagaagaataatgagtaattttgattatcccattaatttttcctaaaatTGACAATTGCACTTGGGAAAGTGTTTTGGCAAAATTTGGTTAGGATAAACCAGGGATTTAAATTTGGCTGCGGTTGCATCTATTGGGATgttagactgcctacgtactCTTGACaggatcaaaccaacgtagttccaacatttgaaaattaataggtaagtgtggcccactaattgagaatttgtgtctttaggacaatttggagatttccataggtagatgacctatgggaaaaattggaaattaatgggtaagtgtgacCCACTAATGGAAAATCATGCTTgagatatttgaataatcTCATTGGAAAAACGACATATGTAGAGGGTCAACGAATTGTAGAGGAATAACGCTCtgtgaggaaaaaaaaaaaaacccc
Protein-coding regions in this window:
- the LOC18772731 gene encoding E3 ubiquitin-protein ligase RKP; amino-acid sequence: MAEDSLRIGGFSSGLAVILNDEDSKENSSKTHLVSYCDDFGHQSVERTLEYVLGLPNKSFGLLPSPIDSNLVRCIIQKEFSKLHANSSALVRNRDGVCIPGNGCGPHIVGLDEFSIRGDIRPIKPPLLVESLAMFSSARANAFVWKCKWMYEVILETSGIQQLGWATVSCPFTDHKGVGDADDSYAFDGRRVRKWNKEAEPYGQSWVVGDAIGCCIDLDCNEISFYRNGVSLGAAFHGIRKMGPVSGYYPAISLSQGERCELNFGARPFRFPIEGYLPLQEPPSLIPVATQLLCCLSRLLGMHSVEQAKHSSVQKWRRLKRFVSHEELFYPASHGICEEFFSVLGVDVWSIEYIAWGPFLSFMMEVFGQQVPHDYSSLDRVLDVFLEFEGSRMLFEHFINALACGCKIAPLVLKECPCSGSYPYLALACHILRRQELMVLWWKSPDFEFLFEGFLSRKNPNKHDLESMMPSVSWPGSCEDVSYESTMALTTKALSEAVSKIEEKHRDLCRLVIQFIPPVTPPQLPGSVFRTFLQNILLKNRGADRNLPPPGVSSNSVLVSLYTVILHFLSEGFAMGDICGWLKSSENGPDVGFLHRGGQRSFPVGLFLRNDLHRNENSRLGGSFSHLSKSNPVNDEEAEVIRWEEGCMDDEETRVTHSSTKKPCCCSCYNDDFTRISKYPIRYTAKGSRVHCSPIPERSAHVATECSTGNLNDELADKPSSSYQSESEFSYCPVQQLRFVPRESNMSSATLREEELLDVLLLLYHIGLAPNFKQASYYMSHQSQSISLLEEADKQIREKASNEQLKRLKEARNSYREEVINCVRQCAWYRITLISRWKQRGMYATCMWTVQLLLVLSKVDLLFLYIPEYYLEALVDCFHVLRKSDPPFVPSSIFIKQGLASFVTFVVTHFNDPRISSADLRDLLLQSISVLVQYKEYLAIFESNEAATQRMPKALLSAFDNRSWIPVTNILLRLCKGSGFGSSKHGESSSSVVFQRLLGETCVSDEELFSAFLNRLFNTLSWTMTEFSVSVREMQEKYQVLEFQQKKCSVIFDLSCNLARVLEFCTHAIPRAFLSGAETNLRRLTELIVFILSHITSAEDAEFFDLSLRRHGQSLEKVNRGMILAPLVGIILNLLNASEQMECMEHNDVVSIFASMGCLDSFHCRFQYLLDYNWAGTFRGDAYLVKLAQLENFLSLLSQSQSQENTIYRGETDGNDDMCCICYACEADAEFSPCSHRSCYGCITRHLLNSHRCFFCNATVVDVVRISEKS